In the Candidatus Bathyarchaeia archaeon genome, one interval contains:
- a CDS encoding VOC family protein has protein sequence MILRLVWYDKGVNFVEAPKKQYWGGYAAIFADPDENLFYLVQRED, from the coding sequence TTGATTCTGAGGCTGGTTTGGTATGATAAGGGTGTCAACTTTGTTGAAGCACCTAAAAAGCAGTACTGGGGCGGCTACGCAGCCATATTTGCGGATCCAGATGAGAACTTGTTCTACCTCGTGCAAAGAGAAGATTAA